A window of uncultured Gellertiella sp. genomic DNA:
TCAGCGATCCACCAGCACCGCGCAACGGGCATGGCGCACGACGCGATCAGCGGTCGATCCGATGAAATAATTGGAAAGATCCGGCGTGTGCGAGGCGATAATGACCAGCGGGGCGGAATGTTCCGAGGCGGCGGCAAGGATTTCGCGGGCCGGAGAGCCGGTGCGCACCTCGACCCGGGCAGCAAGCCCGCATGTCTCCTTCAGCGCCGTCAGCCGGGTGCGGCTTTCCTTCAGCGCCGTCTCGATCATCCCCACCGGCAGGTCGATGGCGAGATAGCCCGGCAGGTCCTCGACGACATTGAGGAGAATGATGTCTCCCCCGGCATCGATCAGCCGGGCGGCGAGACGCAGGATCTTCTCGCCCCGCCCGAGATCGGCAAGATCCACCGGCACGATGATTTTCGGATACATGGCAGCTCTCCCCGTTCAGATCACCCGCCCAGCGTCGCCCGGGCGGGCCGATCCCGCATTGATCAGGATCAAGCCGGGCGGTTCGGCTCGCTGTTCAAGATAAATGAACGGTAAATTTTGAAAATCGCCACTTTAATTGACGATGATTATGCCCCATGTTGGGATCACAGGATCAGGAGACCCGCATCGTGGCCGCAGAACCAACCTCCAGCTTTGCCTTTTCGCGCCCGGCGCATGTCGGGGAAGCCACCCTCTTCGTGCAGGATCTGGCCGGTGTCGCCGGGTTTTACCGCGATGTCATCGGGCTCCAGGTGATCGAGCAGTCGCCGAGCGGCGTGGTGATGGGCACGGCGGGTCGGCCGCTTCTGCATCTCCTCACCTCTTCAGGCATCCGCGCGGCGCCCGGCCAGGCTTCCGGCCTGTTTCACACCGCCTTCCTGATGCCGGACCGGGCAGCGCTCGGCCGCTGGCTGGTGCATGCCGCCCATTGCGGCGTGGCGCTGGAAGGCGCGTCGGACCATCTGGTCAGCGAGGCGATCTATCTTTCCGATCCCGAAGGCAACGGCATCGAGATCTATGCCGACCGGCCGCACGGGCAATGGACCTATACGCCCGACGGGCTGGTGAAGATGGACACGCTGCCCTTCGACCTGCAGGCGCTCTATGATGCCACGCCCAAGACCGCATGGCAGGGCATGGAGGATACGGTCGCCATCGGCCATCTCCACCTCAAGGTCGGCAATGTCCCGGAGGCCGACCGGTTCTTCGAACAGGTGCTGGGGCTGAGGAAAATGGCCGGCTATCCCAGTGCCAGCTTCTATGCGACCGGCGATTACCACCATCATGTCGCCGCCAATGTGTGGATGAGCAAGGGAGCCGGTGCCCGCAGCGCCGGGATGTCCGGCCTCTCCCGCTACAGCCTCACCTACCGGGACAAGCCGGCGCTGGAACGGGTGACGACCACGCTCGACCAGCTCGAAATCCCCACCCGCCGCCACACCGACGGCCTGCATTTCAGCGATCCCTGGGGCATGGAGGTGGTGCTGAAGGCGGCGTGATGGCGGGGGGGGGGGGTAATTTGGTCATGGCCCAGTGCCGAATGACCCCCACCCCCGCCCCTCCCCACAAGGGGGAGGGAGACCAGTGGCAAACACCGGCCTATCCACGAGTCGTAAAGGAAGCACAGCTTTTGCTGCCTCCCTCCCCCTCACCCAAACCTGTGGTTTGCGTTGGGGGAGGGGCTGGGGTGGGTGTAAGCCACCAGCTAAAGGCGAGAATGTGTCACGCGACCCGCATCACGTTTCTCAACTGATCATCCAAGAATTCTGGCAAGGCTGACGTTCAATGTGTCGCCTTGTCGCCCGTCTGTTCCGCCGCATCCATCAGCCGGACGAAGGTGACGCCGCGGGCCTTGAGTTTGAGGATGCCGGCGGCGATGCCGGTGCCGGCGGGGCGGTCGGGCTGGTTGATGTGGGCGATGATCACCGCGCCGTCGCGGGCGGTGGCGAGGCGCTTTTCGGCGGTGGCGGCGGTGGCCAGCGCGCCGTCGTCGCCATTCAGCGAATAGCCCGCCACCCGGTAGCCCATGGTGCCGATCTCTTCCATCGCCGGGGTGTCATAGCGCGCCGTGGCACCGCGAAACCAGTGCGGCGCGGCAAAGCCGCTGGCGACAAGCGCATCCGCCCCGCCCTTCACCTCCTCGGCCACGGCGGCAGGCGAACCCGCCGCGACAATGCCATAGACCGTTGCCGGGCGATCCACCGCCGGGACATGCGCCTTGCCGTGGTTTTCCACCTCGAACAGATCGGGATTGGCCTTCAGCAGCGCCACGCTTTGCGGATTGCGCTTCAGCCAGCGGGCGGTGGCAAAGATCGTTGCGGGAATGCGGTTGTCGATCAGCGTCGAGAGAATCCGGCCATCGGTCTTGCCGCTGCAGGCATCAAAGGTCAGCGCCACCCGCACCGCTCCCGCATCCCCGGCGGCAAGGTGCAGGTGCGGTTCGACGAGGCCCGGCGTGGTGACGGCCTTCGGCTTCTTCTTCACGACCGGCACCTGAGGGGCCTGCCCCGCCGCCTCGGGGGCCGGCAAGGGTGCGCCCCCCGCAAGGGCAGGGCCCGTCAGCCCGACTGGAGCGAGGAGGAGGGCAAGCGTGCAGGCAGCAAGGCGCATGGGGAGGCCCTTTCAGGGCGTTTCGCAAATCGGGTGTGCCGCCTGATGGCGGGCAATTGTGCCCGGAGCATGGCAGCCGGGAGGGCAAGCGCGCGCGGCCTATTCAGCAGCCGCACCCGGCTCAGGGTCACCGGCGCGGATTTCGCCTGCCTGCCCCTCGCGCTCCGCCTTCAGCTTGTGGCCGATGCGGGCGATCTCGTTGATGGCCGGCAGCAGTTCCCGGCCAAGCGCCGACAGGCTGTATTCGACCGAAGGCGGCGAGGTCGCCATCACCATGCGGGTGAGCACGCCCTTGCCTTCGAGATCCTTGAGGCGGCTCGACAGCATTTTTGCCGAAATCGCCGGAATATCGGCCCTCAGCTCGCCGAAGCGGCGCGGGCCGCCGCCGAGATACCAGATGATGTTCGGCGTCCACGCCCCTCCCAGCAGCCGCATCGTCGCCCCGACAGCACAGGGCGGCATCGGATCCTTCACCTTGTTCTTGCGCATTTTCAGGGCCATGGCGGTCAGGTCCGTTGGAGGGATGGGTGTTGCGAAAAAGTTAAGCGTTCATCTGGGAACTTACCCCCACCCCTGCCCCTCCCCACAAGGGGGAGGGAGATCGCTAACGTCATGCTTCCCTTACAAAAAATGGATGGGTCCACGTTAGCCACTGGCCTCCCTCCCCCTTGTGGGGAGGGGCAGGGGTGGGGGTAAACCCGAGGCAAGTTCG
This region includes:
- a CDS encoding universal stress protein — encoded protein: MYPKIIVPVDLADLGRGEKILRLAARLIDAGGDIILLNVVEDLPGYLAIDLPVGMIETALKESRTRLTALKETCGLAARVEVRTGSPAREILAAASEHSAPLVIIASHTPDLSNYFIGSTADRVVRHARCAVLVDR
- a CDS encoding VOC family protein — translated: MAAEPTSSFAFSRPAHVGEATLFVQDLAGVAGFYRDVIGLQVIEQSPSGVVMGTAGRPLLHLLTSSGIRAAPGQASGLFHTAFLMPDRAALGRWLVHAAHCGVALEGASDHLVSEAIYLSDPEGNGIEIYADRPHGQWTYTPDGLVKMDTLPFDLQALYDATPKTAWQGMEDTVAIGHLHLKVGNVPEADRFFEQVLGLRKMAGYPSASFYATGDYHHHVAANVWMSKGAGARSAGMSGLSRYSLTYRDKPALERVTTTLDQLEIPTRRHTDGLHFSDPWGMEVVLKAA
- a CDS encoding polysaccharide deacetylase family protein; its protein translation is MRLAACTLALLLAPVGLTGPALAGGAPLPAPEAAGQAPQVPVVKKKPKAVTTPGLVEPHLHLAAGDAGAVRVALTFDACSGKTDGRILSTLIDNRIPATIFATARWLKRNPQSVALLKANPDLFEVENHGKAHVPAVDRPATVYGIVAAGSPAAVAEEVKGGADALVASGFAAPHWFRGATARYDTPAMEEIGTMGYRVAGYSLNGDDGALATAATAEKRLATARDGAVIIAHINQPDRPAGTGIAAGILKLKARGVTFVRLMDAAEQTGDKATH
- a CDS encoding helix-turn-helix domain-containing protein gives rise to the protein MALKMRKNKVKDPMPPCAVGATMRLLGGAWTPNIIWYLGGGPRRFGELRADIPAISAKMLSSRLKDLEGKGVLTRMVMATSPPSVEYSLSALGRELLPAINEIARIGHKLKAEREGQAGEIRAGDPEPGAAAE